Proteins from a single region of Halobaculum sp. CBA1158:
- a CDS encoding aconitate hydratase, with product MSSDASTATERVLRDHLRDGEIAPGATVGIDIDQVLLQDVLGPLVWMEFEALGLDAVRIDPVVTYADHQVYGINEADADTHRYLRTVARRHGGHFSKAGAGICHQVHRERFIEPGATLLGSDSHSTTMGGFGALGIGAGGLDVAVAMAGEPYAVEVPEVVAVELTGELPAWATAKDVILELLRRGSVKAGVGRVYEFVGPGVGTLSVPERCTIANMTTELGATSGLFPSDERTREHLARLGREDAYRPLAADEGAEYADRIAVDLSAIEPLLAAPSMPDRVAPVGEYAGVDVDQVLVGSCTNGSYHDLATVASVLEGEAVAPDTDAVVVPASKRSVRLLSETGGTTALYDAGVGISESTCGPCIGQGHVPAPDSVSLRAFNRNFAGRSGSEDDAVYLCSPAVAAASAVAGEIVDPRETDLSPPTVTLPDDMTGGETDVLGPDPSVAVDRGETIGTIPEGTPLAESIAGPVLIVVGDDVTTDHIVPATAEVMSLWSDPQACAAHTLARIDPEFADRAAAADGGVVVAGENYGQGSSRENAALELAVLGVDAVIAESFARIHRANLVNFGVVPLAFRDAADRDALAEGDAVAVDGLREAVVAGDESVTVRTDEGSFAVDLALSETDRDVLAAGGRLRYVAEGGD from the coding sequence ATGAGTTCCGACGCCTCGACGGCGACCGAGCGGGTCCTGCGCGATCACCTCCGAGACGGGGAGATCGCGCCGGGGGCGACCGTCGGTATCGACATCGACCAGGTGCTGCTTCAGGACGTGCTCGGCCCGCTCGTGTGGATGGAGTTCGAGGCGCTCGGGCTCGACGCCGTCCGCATCGACCCCGTCGTCACCTACGCCGACCACCAGGTGTACGGCATCAACGAGGCGGACGCCGATACCCACCGCTACCTCCGGACGGTGGCGCGTCGCCACGGCGGTCACTTCTCGAAGGCCGGCGCGGGCATCTGCCACCAGGTCCACCGCGAGCGGTTCATCGAACCGGGCGCGACCCTGCTCGGCAGCGACTCGCACTCGACGACGATGGGGGGGTTCGGCGCGCTGGGGATCGGTGCCGGCGGCCTCGATGTCGCCGTCGCGATGGCGGGCGAGCCGTACGCCGTCGAGGTGCCGGAGGTCGTCGCCGTCGAACTGACCGGCGAGCTTCCGGCGTGGGCGACCGCGAAAGACGTGATCCTCGAACTGCTCCGGCGCGGTTCGGTGAAGGCCGGAGTCGGTCGCGTCTACGAGTTCGTCGGCCCCGGCGTGGGGACGCTTTCGGTTCCCGAACGGTGTACGATCGCGAACATGACCACGGAGCTCGGCGCGACCAGCGGGCTGTTCCCCAGTGACGAGCGGACGCGCGAGCACCTCGCGCGGCTCGGTCGCGAGGACGCCTACCGTCCCCTCGCGGCCGACGAGGGGGCCGAGTACGCCGACCGGATCGCGGTCGACCTCTCGGCGATCGAGCCGCTCCTGGCCGCGCCGTCGATGCCCGACCGCGTCGCTCCGGTCGGCGAGTACGCTGGCGTCGACGTGGACCAGGTCCTCGTCGGCTCGTGCACCAACGGCTCGTATCACGACCTCGCGACCGTCGCGTCGGTCCTCGAGGGCGAGGCGGTCGCGCCCGACACCGACGCGGTCGTCGTCCCCGCCTCGAAGCGCAGCGTCCGCCTGCTGTCGGAGACGGGCGGCACGACCGCGCTGTACGACGCCGGCGTCGGGATCTCGGAGAGCACCTGCGGCCCCTGCATCGGCCAGGGGCACGTCCCCGCGCCCGACAGCGTCAGCCTCCGGGCGTTCAACCGCAACTTCGCCGGTCGTTCGGGCTCCGAGGACGACGCGGTGTACCTCTGCTCGCCGGCCGTCGCGGCCGCCAGCGCCGTCGCCGGCGAGATCGTCGACCCCCGCGAGACGGACCTGTCGCCGCCGACGGTGACCCTTCCGGACGACATGACCGGCGGGGAGACCGACGTGCTCGGCCCGGACCCGTCGGTCGCGGTCGACCGCGGCGAGACGATCGGCACGATCCCGGAGGGGACCCCGCTGGCGGAGTCGATCGCCGGTCCGGTGCTCATCGTCGTCGGCGACGACGTGACCACGGACCACATCGTCCCCGCGACCGCCGAGGTCATGTCGCTGTGGTCGGACCCGCAGGCGTGTGCGGCGCACACGCTCGCCCGAATCGACCCCGAGTTCGCCGACCGCGCCGCCGCGGCCGACGGCGGCGTCGTCGTCGCCGGCGAGAACTACGGGCAGGGCTCCAGCCGCGAAAACGCCGCGCTCGAACTCGCCGTCCTCGGCGTCGACGCCGTGATCGCCGAGAGCTTCGCGCGCATCCACCGCGCGAACCTCGTCAACTTCGGCGTCGTCCCGCTCGCGTTCCGCGACGCCGCGGATCGCGACGCGCTCGCGGAGGGCGACGCCGTCGCGGTCGACGGGCTCCGCGAGGCGGTCGTCGCCGGCGACGAGTCCGTGACCGTCCGAACCGACGAGGGGTCATTTGCGGTCGACCTGGCGCTGTCCGAGACGGATCGCGACGTGCTCGCGGCCGGCGGTCGCCTCCGGTACGTCGCCGAGGGCGGCGACTGA
- a CDS encoding IclR family transcriptional regulator, which yields MGGDTTPLKTVVRAFEVIDVLERKRSAGPSAVATELGVSRATAHDYLTTLASTGYVINDGGTYRIGYRFLGLGSRLKYRSVLFNAARAPLRKLSEETDDLCQVGLEEDGEWVLLHNNGDTSTVDMGTYPGLRFHIHTQAAGKAMLANFPDDRIDEIVDTHGLPEITEHTITDMAKLRDELDQIERDGYAVDSDQQDVGVSIIAAPVIVKGDVVGTISIACPTGRLQNEEYRSSRIRAVVETADEVSLNYRYSI from the coding sequence ATGGGTGGAGATACGACCCCGCTGAAAACGGTCGTTCGGGCGTTCGAGGTCATCGACGTGTTGGAGCGCAAGCGCTCGGCCGGGCCGTCGGCCGTCGCCACGGAGTTGGGAGTGAGCAGGGCTACTGCACACGACTATTTGACGACGCTCGCGTCGACCGGCTACGTGATCAACGACGGGGGAACCTACCGAATCGGGTACCGGTTCCTCGGCCTCGGAAGTCGGCTGAAGTACCGGAGCGTCCTGTTCAACGCGGCGCGGGCACCGCTGCGGAAGCTCTCGGAGGAGACCGACGACCTCTGTCAGGTAGGGCTCGAAGAGGACGGCGAGTGGGTGCTGCTCCACAACAACGGCGACACCTCCACGGTCGACATGGGGACGTACCCGGGGCTCAGATTCCACATCCACACGCAGGCCGCCGGAAAGGCGATGCTTGCGAACTTCCCCGACGACCGAATCGACGAGATCGTCGACACGCACGGGCTCCCGGAGATAACTGAACACACAATCACGGACATGGCGAAACTGCGGGACGAGCTCGATCAGATCGAACGCGACGGATACGCCGTCGATAGCGACCAGCAGGACGTGGGCGTGAGCATCATCGCCGCACCGGTCATCGTGAAAGGCGACGTCGTGGGAACGATCTCGATCGCGTGTCCCACCGGCAGGCTGCAGAACGAGGAGTACCGCAGTAGCAGGATCCGCGCCGTCGTGGAAACCGCCGACGAGGTGTCGTTGAACTACCGGTACAGCATCTGA
- a CDS encoding FAD-dependent monooxygenase, which translates to MSGATEENVLIAGAGPTGMSTALALNARGVPAAILEAEPEDRDRSGSRAIYVHGSTLHTLDRVHPGLADDLVDEGLVWPTRRTAWRGKDVFERTYDNPGGHGDIPHFSSIPQETTEEFMHEALEDAGIDIHWDAEVETVETGEDGVHVETSDGREWDAEYLVGADGGGSTVRKEIGASFDGDQSENSFIIADVDELDDEDDRWRCERLFHYDDPEVGGRNVMLVPFTGGWRLDIQCHADDDVEELVSDDKMREFVRTVMGEEYEDKVTWVSSYKFLQVMADTFVDDHRRVLLAGEAAHLLAPFGARGMNSGIADADEAASAIAAAIDANRPTARDEIELYAARRETAAEYNLEAAGTALEYLQGDNPITNLRKEAAAALADYFEPAGEYLDDAPYGPHTAPPIISTGNY; encoded by the coding sequence ATGAGTGGTGCTACCGAGGAGAACGTGCTCATCGCCGGCGCGGGCCCGACCGGCATGTCGACCGCGCTCGCCCTCAACGCTCGCGGCGTTCCCGCGGCGATCCTGGAGGCGGAACCCGAGGACCGCGACCGATCGGGGAGCCGCGCGATCTACGTCCACGGCTCGACGCTGCACACGTTGGACCGGGTCCACCCCGGACTGGCGGACGACCTCGTCGACGAGGGGCTCGTCTGGCCCACCCGGCGGACCGCCTGGCGCGGAAAGGACGTGTTCGAGCGGACGTACGACAATCCCGGCGGGCACGGCGACATTCCCCACTTCTCCAGCATCCCACAGGAGACGACCGAGGAGTTCATGCACGAGGCGCTGGAGGACGCCGGGATCGACATCCACTGGGACGCCGAGGTCGAGACCGTCGAGACCGGCGAGGACGGCGTGCACGTCGAGACCAGCGACGGCCGCGAGTGGGACGCCGAGTACCTCGTGGGCGCGGACGGCGGCGGATCGACCGTCCGCAAGGAGATCGGCGCGAGCTTCGACGGCGACCAGTCGGAGAACTCCTTCATCATCGCCGACGTGGACGAACTGGACGACGAGGACGACCGCTGGCGGTGTGAGCGGCTGTTCCACTACGACGATCCCGAGGTCGGCGGCCGAAACGTGATGCTCGTCCCGTTCACGGGCGGGTGGCGGCTCGACATCCAATGTCACGCCGACGACGACGTGGAGGAACTCGTGAGCGACGACAAGATGCGCGAGTTCGTCCGCACGGTCATGGGCGAGGAGTACGAGGACAAGGTGACGTGGGTGTCCAGCTACAAGTTCCTGCAGGTGATGGCCGACACCTTCGTCGACGACCACCGCCGCGTCCTGCTGGCCGGTGAGGCCGCACACCTGCTCGCGCCGTTCGGCGCGCGCGGGATGAACTCGGGCATCGCCGACGCCGACGAGGCCGCGAGCGCCATCGCCGCGGCCATCGACGCGAATCGCCCGACAGCACGCGACGAGATCGAACTGTACGCCGCCCGGCGCGAGACGGCCGCCGAGTACAACCTCGAGGCCGCCGGCACGGCCCTGGAGTACCTCCAGGGCGACAACCCGATCACGAACCTCCGCAAGGAGGCCGCCGCGGCGCTCGCGGACTACTTCGAGCCCGCGGGCGAGTACCTCGACGACGCGCCGTACGGCCCCCACACCGCCCCGCCGATCATCTCGACGGGGAACTACTGA